The following are encoded together in the Pseudomonadota bacterium genome:
- the rsfS gene encoding ribosome silencing factor, whose product MPTKDSTSAKTICEAIEKFLDNRKAQDIVCIDLHGKSTLSDYMIIASGTSQRHIKMMGELLKQELHKLGIRPVFIEGAPDCDWILIDAGDVIVHLFRPEVRTFYNLEKMWGVDLAEFSRQATGKP is encoded by the coding sequence ATGCCAACCAAAGACTCAACTTCTGCGAAAACCATCTGTGAGGCAATCGAAAAATTTCTCGATAATCGCAAAGCGCAAGACATTGTATGTATCGATTTGCACGGTAAATCCACACTGTCAGATTACATGATTATCGCCAGTGGTACCTCGCAACGCCACATCAAAATGATGGGGGAATTACTCAAGCAAGAATTGCACAAATTAGGCATTCGCCCGGTCTTTATTGAAGGGGCACCAGATTGTGATTGGATCCTTATCGATGCTGGTGATGTGATCGTGCACCTGTTCCGCCCTGAAGTGCGAACCTTTTACAATTTAGAAAAAATGTGGGGTGTCGATTTGGCTGAGTTTTCAAGACAAGCTACTGGAAAGCCTTAA